Genomic DNA from Longimicrobiales bacterium:
CTCCGGCTCACCCTTGTGCGCCGATATCTCCCGCACGATGTCCTCATCCAGGCCCGGCCGCGCCTTGAACGTCGGCGTGCCGCCCTCCGTGATGAAGCCGTACTTGTAATCTTCCAGCCCGAGCCCGGTAACCGTCTCGTTCTGTGGCATAACCTCTAGTCCCTTCGGTTCAGTCCGGCTTCAAACAACAACGACTCTATTCACCACAGAGCACTCAGAGCACCCAGAGAACGGATTTTTCATTTCTTGAACAACGGATCAGCCACGGCGCATTCCAGTGCCGTTGTCGTAATCCGTTCAAAATGAAATTCCGTTGTCGTCATTCGTTCTCTGTGTGCTCTGAGTGCTCTGTGGTGAAAAAATTCCGTTCTCCACAAGCTCCCCCCGCGTTCTCAGGCGCTCACCGGCTCGCGGAACCCCTCGTAGCCGGATGCCTCCAGCTCCTCCGCCAGCTCGAAGCCGCCCGAACGCGCGATGCGGCCGGCCACCATCACGTGCACGTGATCCGGCCGGATGTAATTCAGAATGCGCTGATAGTGCGTGATCAGCAGGAACGACATCTCCGGCCGCTCTTCGTGCAGCTTGTTCACGCCCGCCGACACTACCTTCAGCGCGTCGATGTCCAGACCCGAGTCGGTCTCGTCCAGCACCGCGAGCGTTGGCTTCAGCAGCGCGAGCTGCAGGATCTCGTTCCGCTTCTTCTCACCACCGCTGAACCCGTCGTTTACACTCCGTTCCGCGAACGTCCGATCCATCTCGAGCAGAGCCATCCGCTCCAGCAGGTCCTCCTGGAAATCGAAGATGTCGACTTCCTCGTCCGGGTTGTTCGCCTGGACCGCCGTCCGGAGGAAGTTCGCGATCGAGACGCCCGGGATGTCGACCGGGTACTGGAACGCCAGGAAGATGCCCGCGCGCGCGCGCTCATCCACCTCGAGCTCCAGCAGGTCCTCACCCTTGAACGTTACCGAGCCGTCCGTCACCTCGTAGGCAGGGTGCCCGCTCAGCACCTTCGACAGCGTGCTCTTGCCCGAGCCGTTCGGCCCCATGATCGCGTGGATCTCCCCCGCGCCGATCTCCAGATCGACACCGCGCAGAATCTCCGATCCGTCCTCCGCCACAACGGCGTGCAGGTTCTCTATCTTCAGCAGTGGCTCACTCATTCGTCCCCATCCGAGTCCGCTTTCAAGAATGATTCTTGATTTCAACCGAAGCTACCCGGCCGCGTCAGGGGTGTCAAGGGAACGGCAGCGTTGCACTATCGTGCTCGCGCGTACGACTTTATAGACGAACGACGCAGCACGCCGGAGGCGGATTTGGCAGCAGAACGAGTGACACTGGTCCTGGGCGGGGGCGGGATGAAGGGGCTCGCGCACGTCGGGGCCTGGCGGGCGGTGCTGGAAAGCGGGATCAAGGTTTCGGAGATCGTTGGCACCAGCATCGGGGCCCTGATCGGTGCGTGCATTGCCGGCGGCCTGGAGCATGAACGGCTGGTATCCCTGGCGCGGGCGCTCCTGCGTACGGACATCGTGGTACTGAACAGGTGGGCGCTGTTGTTCAACGGGATCCGGCAGCCGAGCGTGTTCCGGGACGATACGTTCCGCGCCTACATCGAGTCGGTCCTGCCCGCGACGACGTTCGCGGAGCTGTCGATCCCGCTATCCATGAACGCGGTGGACCTCGAGAGCGGGCGCCAGGAGTGGTTCGGTGCGGGGGGACTCATGGACGTCCCGCTGGCCGAGGCCGTCTACGCGTCATGCGCGCTTCCAGTCTTCTATCCGCCGGCGGAGATCAACGGACGCTATTTCGTGGATGGCGGCGTCATCGATGCGCTGCCGGTCGGCCGGGCAGCCGAGCGGGGGGCCGATCGCATCATTGCCGTGGATGTGGGAGCCGGCCAGGCGGGCGACGCGGTGGGCACCGTCGAGAAGGGCATGGTGGCGATCCATCAGCGCGTCATGCAGATCATGGGCTACGCCCGTAAGCGCGCCCACCTCGACGCTCATGGCTCCGCCAGCATCACCTACATCCGGCCGCACCTCGATGGCTACGACACCTTCGACTTCACCAGTACCGAATACTTCCTGGCCGAAGGGTACCGCGCCGTGCACGAGGCGCTCAGCGGCGCCACCGACGAACCCCGCGAAGCCGCCGGCTGAGACTGTATGACCCCGGCGCGGATGGCTCAGCCCGCGACGGCCGGCGGTCGGTCCGCCCGGCTCAGGATCGCGAGCCATACCGTCCCGATGACGAACCCGGCCATCACGTCCGACGGCCAGTGGACCCCCATCGCCATTCGGCCGACCGGCACCACGACAGCGATCACGCCCAGCAGCAGTATCGCAAGAACCCTCTCGGCCATGCTGCCGGACGCACGCAGCCACAGCAACGTCAGGAATCCGTAAACGGCTACCGTCTTCGACGTGTGGCCGGACGGGAAGGCGTGAAAGCCGGGGGAGGCCACGCCCTCGTACAGCAGATCCGGGCGCGCCCGCGACCAGATCAGCCAGCCGAACCGGCCCACCAGATCCGGGACCAGCGCAGACAGCACGATGCTCAGGCTGACCAGCGGCCGCCGCACCCAGGCCGCGATACCCGCCGTCAGCGCGATCAGGATGACCAGCGTGGGGTCGCTGCCCGGCGTCTGCAGGAATACGGCCGTGCTGAACCCCAGCGGCGCGTCCGACCCGAGCCACAGCAGGAACCCCGCCTCCCAGTCCAGCCAGCCGTTCGCCAGGGCCCATACGGCGGCGTACCTGAGCGTCACCCTCAGCACGAGCATGCCGGCCGCGCCCAGTGCCATGCGGCGCCACCAGCGACGCCACGCCTCGTCGCCGACGGCTTCACGACCCTCCCGGAACCGGCCGGACAGCTGCCGGAACAGCTTTGCCGCCGCGCTGCCCGGCCGCGGATTGAAGGGGCCGCGGAGATTCACGGGGCCGCGGATGGCATATCCCGGGCTCCCGGACGACCCGGACCGGGCCTCACGCGGCTACTGGCCCGTGGTGAGCGGTTCCTGCGGGGCAGCGGACGGCGGCGGTATGGGACCGACCGGCTCGCCGAGCGCGGCGCGGAACTGGGCGAATACTTCTGCGAGCTGCCCGCCGGACTCGAGGCTGGCCCGGGACAGCTCGGTGATCATGACATCGCGCTGGTCCAGGATCTGGCGCAGCGGCTGCTGTGCGGCGGGCGGAGCCGATGAGATGTCCGCCTGGAGGCTGGTGAAGAAGTCGCTGGCCAGGCGGCGGGCAGATTCGTGATTGCCTCGCTGGGCCTCGATGGTGGCGGCGCCCAGCGTCGCCTCGAGTCGCTGAAAGGTCAGATCGTGGTGAGTCGAATCCAGTTCGGCGCGCGTGTTTTCCAGGTCGCTGCGATATGCGCGGGCGCTGGAGTATTGCCAGCCCGCGCCGATCGCGAAGCCGACGATGGCCGCCAGCGTTGCGCCGAGGACGATTCTCTGCGTGTCCGTCATTGTCCGCCTCCCGCTCTCTCGAGCTCGATGTTCGAACCGTCTGCATCCACCGCGCGCGCGACGGCGAGCACGATGTCGTCCATGGCACTGCGGACCATTCCGGAGGGGAGTCCGGTGCCGTTTGTCAGAATGGAGAACACGATGTCGCGTCCGTCCGCCGCAACGAGGTAGCCGCTCAGCGCATTGACGTTGGAGATCGTTCCCGTCTTGCCGAAGACGCGGCCGGCCAGCGGCTCGAGCCGGCCGGCGAGCGTGGTGCCCTCGAGACCGGGAGCTGCCAGCGCATCGCGAAAGGCCTCCGCCCACGGCTGCGCACGGGCGTGCAGCAGCATCTGCACGGTCGCATCCGGAGAGAGCAGGTTCTGGGCCGACATGCCGGATCCATCGCGCAGGTTGACCGCCAGGGAATCGACGCCGGCAGCGCTGTAGAGGTACTCGCGCTCGACCCCGATACCTCCGCGCCACGAGCCGTCGCCCGCAAACTCGCTGCCGAGCGACTTCAGCACCTGCTCGGCCACCCAGTTCTGACTCGGCCGCAGAATCACGGCGACAATGTCGCGCATCGGCGGTGAGTGCCATTCCGCGATCACTGCCGCTTCGGCGCGCAGCGCGCCGGCCCGGGCGGAGTCGCGGACCACCACCACCGAGTCCACTCGGATACCACGCTTTCCGAGCAGCTCCACGAGCGCGCCCCCGACCGAGCGTGCCGGCTGCGTCACCGCGCGGGTCAGCGTATCCACCGTACCCGCGCCCGCGGTGCCCGTGACGTAAATGGTGTCGCGCCGCGCCGTGTAGTCGATGCTCAGGGACGTGCGAGCGCCAGCCGTGTCCGTCGTGAGATCTGCGCGCAGCGGCTGCGTCAGCGGCCCCGCGACCGTGACGCCCGCCGGATCGCCGGGCACTGCCCCGCCTGTCACCACCAGGTCGAATGTGCCGTCTGCCGCTGCAATCGCCTCGATGGGTGGTGCATAGATGCCCGGCAGATCCCCCACCTCCCACGAGCCATTCACCAGCTCGTCGCGGAATCGGGAGACGTCGAGCACCAGCGCGCCGATCGTCCGCACACCGCTCGCGGCGACGAGCGCTGCCATGGAGTCGAGCGGCGCGGCCGCCGAGTCGTGGAACCGTTCCGACCACGTCGGGTCGCCGCTCCCCGCCATGATCAGAGTCGCCGCGCTGTCGGCGCTCCGCCCGCCCAGCAGCAGCGGTGTGCGATAGCGCCAGTCGGCGCCGAATTTCCCGAATGCTACCACGCCGATCACCAGCTTGGTGTTCGATGCGGGAATGAAATGCTTCTCCGGATTGCGTGCATACAGGACCCGCCCGCTGGCGGCATCCTGCACCAGTATGCCCCACGACGTGCGGTGCAGCGGCGACTGCATCGTGATGGAATCGATGACCGCCGCGAGCGATCGCTGCACCGGAGGCGTCACCACGGCGCCGCGGCTCGCGCAGCCCAGCTGGACCAGGACAGCCGTGAGAAGCAGGGGGTGAAAGGCACGCATCGGCGGTTTGCCTCCTGGCATTGGCGATTCGTCTCGCGTTCAGGCCGCGCCACCCGGCCCGGACGCCATGGATACCGGACGCTGTTCGACGCGGCTGCTGCAACATAGGGTTAGGGGATGGCGGCGGAAATACGATGGCCGCCATACAACAGAGGAAGGCATCGCATGCGTGAAGAGTCCAGCTCACCGGCTGTCGGTCGCACCACTTCAGTGACCGCTTCCGCCGAACCGGCGGACATGTCCCCCGACGAGCTCCGCAGGCACGGCCACGCCGTGATGGATCGCATCGCGGACTACATCGCCCATCCCGAACGCTGGCCCGTCCTGCCGGATATCCGGCCCGGCATGCTCCGCGAGCAGCTTCCGACCGAAGCCCCTGCCACCGGCGAGCCGATGGACCGCATCCTCGCGGACTTCGACCGCCTGATACTGCCCCACACCACACACTGGAATCATCCCGGTTTCTTTGCCTATTTCGGCATCAGCGGGTCCGGCCCCGGCATCCTGGGCGAGGCCCTGACCGCCGCTCTCAACGTCAACGCCATGTTGTGGCGTACGGGACCGGCCGCAACCGAGCTGGAGGAAGTCACGCTCGGCTGGCTTCGCACCATGACCGGCCTCGATCCGGCTTTCGAGGGCACCATCAACGACACCGCTTCCAGCAGCACGCTGCACGCGCTCGCCGCGGCCCGCGAGGCCGACCCGTCCCTGCGCATCCGGGAGGCCGGTCTGGCCGGCCGCTCGGACGTTCCTCCCCTGCGCGTGTACGGCTCGGCGGAGGCGCATTCGAGCGTGGACAAGGCCGTTCTCACTCTCGGCATGGGCCTCTCCGGGCTGCGGCACATCCCGGTCAACGCACAGCAGGAGATGGACGTCGCCGCGCTCGAGGCCGCCGTCGCCGAGGACCTTGCCGCGGGTATCCGGCCGATCGCCGTCGTCGCGACGGTCGGCACGACGTCGACGACCGCCATCGATCCGGTGCCGGCCATTGCCAATGTGTGCCGTCGCCACCGGCTCTGGCTGCACGTGGACGCTGCCTACGGCGGAGCCGCCGCCATCCTGCCCGAGCTTCGCCACGTGCTGGATGGCTGCGATCGCGCCGACTCCATCGTGATCAACCCGCACAAGTGGCTCTTCGTGCCGATCGACTGCTCCATTCTCTATACGAGGAGACCGGACGTGCTGAAGCGCGCGTTCAGTCTGGTGCCGGAATACCTGACGACCACTGACCCGTCGGACACCCGGAACCTGATGGACTACGGCGTCGCCCTCGGCCGGCGCTTCCGGGCCCTCAAGCTCTGGTTCGTGCTCCGGCATTTCGGCACCCGGGGAATGCAGGAGCGCGTGCGCCACCACATCGACATGGCACAATCCTTTGCACAATGGGTGGACGAGGACGCCTCCTTCGAGCGACTCGCGCCGACGCGTTTCTCGGTCGTCGCGTTCCGTTACAGGCCGCAGGACGGCTCCGGCGAGGAACGGTTGGATGAGCTGAATATGCAGTTGCTGCAACGACTTAACGAATCAGGCGAGGTGTTCCTGTCCCATACGCGCGTCGGCGGCAGCTACGCACTCCGCCTCGCCATCGGCAACATCCGGACGACGTCCGCCCACGTGGCGCGGGCATGGCAACTTGCGAGGGAAGCCGCAGAAAGCCTGTCGTAAGGCAGGGGGAGACTCTGACGACACACGCGCTGGAACGGGCTGATGAGGGCCTCCGGGCACCGTTCGCGCTCGCCATCTGGTCGGCGAGCGTGGCGGCTGTGCTCATCTACCTGTTGCCCGCCGGCGGAACTGTCCGGACCGTCCTCGTCGCATCACTGCTGATCCTGGCACCGCTCGCCGCCCTCGCCTCCGCGCTCGCCGCCGCACGGGCGGTTTCCCGCGCCATGGCGGGCCCCTGGATCATGCTGGCCGCCGCCGGTGCGGTCGCCGCTCTGGGGCAGATGCACTGGCACGACGTCGGCCAGCCCATGGAGAGCTGGCACGCCCTGGTGGACGTTGCGTCCATCACGCTCGTCGCCCTCGGACTCGGCTGGATCCTCCACCAGCGCGATCGCGAACGCATCATAGAGATCGCCCTCGACGGCGGACTCGTGCTCGGCACCGCAACCGTCCTGACCCTGCGTTGGTCCCCCGCCGTCCGGACCGTCCTGGCAGGCAGCGGCGAATGGTCCGGGCCCGAGCAGATCGGCGCCTTCGCCGCTCCCATCGCCGCCGGCTGCGCATTCCTCTTCGGCATGGTGCTCCTGCTCGTCCGCGGCATCTCACCGGCCGCCGTCGCTGCCGCCGCCATTGCAGCCGCCACCGCCGGCTTCGGCTTCAGCATCGCGCCGCTCGCACTCGGTATGGGCCCCTGCTGCGGCGCCGCGGATCCCGCCGGTCTCGCCTTCGTCCTCGCGTGGTTCAGCCTCGCATACGCAGGATTTCGCGTTCAGACCGTCGGCCCCGGTGCGTTCCTCAGCGATGGCAACGGGACCGCCGGCAGACGCCTCCGTATGGTCGTCGCGCCCGCCGTCGCCGTCGTCATGGGCGGCGTCATCATCGATTCCACACGCACCGGCCCCCTCCACAGCGTCACGGCGTTCGCGCTGGCCCTGCTCGGCCTCATCCTCGCACTCCGGGTGAGTCAGCTGCTGCACGATACACGTACACAGTCGGCCGAGCGCGTGCAGCTCGCCCAGAGCCGCACCATGATCGAAGTCAGTCAGGCGCTCGCAGGGACGACCAGCCTCGACGAGACCCTCGACCTCATCACGCAGCACGCCGTACGACTCCTGCGCGGCCGGGCGGCCATCATCGAACTGCTCACTCCGGATCGCAGGCACCTGGAGTTTTTCGCCGTGCACGGGCTCCCGCGCGACCTGCTGCACCTGCGCTTCCCGGTGGACGGCAGCTTCACGGGCTGGGTGGTGGCCCATGGCAGGGCGCGCACCGCCGTCGATCCCCATACGGACCCATACATCCAGGTGGAGGCACTGCCATACCTCGACCGGTCTCCGATCGCTGCCGCCCCGCTCTGCTACCGCGATGTCACGCTGGGCGCGCTGTCGTGTGTGGGGAGTTACCCGTTCGATGAGGCGGATCTGGCGCTGCTCACGGCGCTGGCGGACCAGGCGGCCGTCGCGATCGAGAACGCGCGGCTTTTCGAGCAGGTACACCAGCTGTCGATGACGGACCCGCTGACGGGTCTGCCCAACCGCCGGCAGCTGGAGCGTGATCTGGCAAGGGAGTTCTCCGCTGCCGGCCGCGGACGCGGCCTGGCTGTCGTAATGTTCGACCTGAACGGATTCAAGATGTATAACGATCGCCACGGTCACGTGGCGGGCGACGAGGTCCTTCGCATGTTCAGCCGCGCCCTGGCAGGCGAGACCCGTGCGATGAACCTCGCCGCCCGCTACGGTGGAGACGAGTTCATCGCCCTGCTGACGGATACGGACGCGCCCGGCGCCCGCGCGTTCATCGCACGCCTGCGCCGTGCATTCCCCGGTCCCGGCGTTACCGATCTCGATTTCTCGGCCGGGTACGCGGTTTTCGACCCCGCCATGCGGACACCGGAGGACCTCGTCGCGGCGGCTGATCGCGCGCTGTACGACGCCAAGTCGCGCAAGCCATTGCCCGCCGGCGGCTGACGGAAACGCCGACCCCATACACATGCCTCTCCGTCGGTCCGGCTCATCTGCCGCCCCTCCACGATCCGCTTGTCGAGCACGACCTGCCGCCGAGCAGCGTACGAATGTGAAGTTGAGCTCGATGCCGTCGGCGCGAGGCTCGTCCGCGCTCCTCAGGTCGAGCTCAGCACGTACCGGCTTTCATCCGCTCCCCTGACCATATCCCGTACCTCATACCCGCGTCCCAGATAGGCCTCCAGCGCGGCGCGCGTGTGCTCGCGCCAGCGGCGCGCTGCGACGGCATCGCGCTCCTTCAGCGCCTGGATGTCCGGTGGGATCCGCAGCCACAGGTGCGGGCCGACGAGGTCGAGTCGCAGGGGCTCACCCTCGGGGTTGATCAGCAGGGCCTCCTCCACGGTCGTCTCACCGGCGTCCTCGCCCCCCATACGACGCCGTACGCGATCGGAGTCCAGCCGCCATTCGGCCACCAGACGGTCCGTGCCGATCCCGCGGTGCAGAGGGGATGTGCTGGCGCCGTAGCAGTCGCGGATGTATTCGTGGGCGGTCGCGCCGAGCCGGGCGAAATTGATGTGGGCGTTGCGTGCCTCGAGGGGATCGAACGTCCACTGGACGAGGGTGACGCCCGCTTCGAGGAGTCGCTCGCGCTGGTACTGTTTGAGGGCGAGTCCGATGCCGCGTCCGCGCGCGTCGGGATGTACGCCCAGCATGTCGGACCAATGAAGCGGCCGCTCGCCGTCCCAGCCGGTGATGCCGAAGATGAGGCCCAGCATGGCCCCGTGCCCATCGAAGGCGCCGGCAGCGATGCCGCCGGTTCTGGTCGTGGCCCAGAAGACGACGGCGGGCACCAGCTCATTGAAGCTGCTGCCCCAGATGACGCGCTGGAAATCGACCGCCCGCTTCATCTCCTGGTAGTCGGCGAGCGGCCGGATCGTGAAGCCGGAGTGCATCAGAGGGACTCGAGCAGCCGGGCCATGAGAGCAAACCTGAACGGCAGGTCATCGAGGACGATGTGCTCATCGGCTGCATGCGCGCCCCCGCCCTGTGCCCCGAGGCCGTCGAGGGTCGCCGCGCCGACCGCGGCAGCAAAGCTGCCATCGCTGCCGCCCCCCGTGCCGCCTTCGCCGAGCGCGACGCCGAGCGCCTCCGCGTGGCGGCGCGCCTCCTCGTAGAGTCCGGCAACAGCGTCCGTGCGGACGAGCGGGGGCCTCTCCTCGGACCTGCGCACCTTGAGTTCCGCCTTGGGGTTATGAGCTTTGAGCGACGTCATGGCCTCATGCACGCGATCGCCCTCCGGCGGCTCGGCAATCCTCACGTCCACAATCGCCAGGGCATGCTCCGCGACCACATTGGATGCCGTGCCGCCGCTGATCTGCCCGATATTGAGGGTCGTGCCGCGGGAGTGGTCCGCCAGGTCCAGGACCGACACCGCCGCCCGTACCAGCTCGGCCGTCGCGCTCACCGCCAGCTCGCCGTCGATGCCGGCGTGCGCCGCGACGCCGAGCGCCTCGATCTCGTAGGTCGCCACGCCCTTCCGGAACGTCTTCACGCCGCCGTCAGGCCTGCACGGCTCGGGCACGAGGACGGCCGCGGCGCGGCGGGCGCTGTCCTCGATCAGCTGTCGCGACGAATGAGATCCGACCTCCTCGTCGCAGGTGACGAGCACCTCGATCGGCCGCTGCGGCGTGCGACCGCGCTCGTCCAGCCAGGTCAGCGCTTCGATCACGAGCGCGATTCCCGTCTTCATGTCGTAGATGCCCGGACCGTATGCGCGTCCGTCTTCTACGCGCAGCGGGCGCCGCTCCAGTGTGCCCTTCGCATGAACGGTGTCCATGTGGGTGAGCACGACAACCGGCGCATGCTGCACGTCCGACCCGGGCATCCGCGCGTGCAGATTGACGCCGGCGCCGGGAGCTTCGATGACCTCCACCCGGGCGCCGCACGCCTCCAGGTCCCGCCGGATCTCCCCGCCCAGCGCAGCAATGTCTGCCGCAGCGCCGCTCGGCGTCTCCCGCTCCACGTACGAGCGGGAGCGCGCCAGCACGCGCGCGACCGCCTGCGATGACGTCATGCCCAGATACTGCTCGATCTCGTTCACTCCGCCGCTTCCTTACCGGCACGCCGGTAGCTTTCGTCCAGGATCTCGATCGGATGCAGCACGACCGCCTCCACGCCCTCCAGCAGCAGCCCCGCCCCGATCTGCATCATGCAGCCGGGATTCGGCGTCAGCACCGCCTCGGCCCCCGTCGCCTTCACTGCCGCGATCTTGTCGCTCAGAATCCTGCCGCCCAGCTCCGGGTGATGAACCCCGTACAGCCCGGCGCCGCCGCAGCACTCGTCCGCGTCCTTCAACGGCACGCGCTCCAGCCCCGGCACACTATCCAGCAGCCGCAGCGGCGCTTCGCGAATCCGCTGCGCGTGATGCAGGTGACAGGGCGCGTCATACGTCACACGCAGCGGCACCGCTCCGCCACGGCGGAGCGGACGCTCCAGCAGAAACTCGGAGATGTCACGCACCTTCCTGACGAACGCCTCCGCCCGCCCCGCCCACTCCGGGTCGTGGCGCAGCTGATCCTCGTATTCCTTCATCATCGCGCCGCAGCCCGCCGCGTTTACCACTACCGCGTCGACACCCGCCCGCTCGAACGCCGCGATATTCGCCCGCGCCAGCGCCCGGGCCCGCTCCAGCCGACCCGCATGCGCGTCCAGCGCCCCGCAGCACACCTGCGACGGGACGGGCACTACCTCGCAGCCGTTCGCCTTCAGTACCCGCACCGTCGCACGGTTGACCCGGGCGAACAGCGACTCCTGCACGCAGCCCCTCAGCATTCCCACCTTCAATCGCCGCACGGCCACGCGCGTCGCGTCCGCCGGCGTGGCCGCCGTCGCGCCCGGATACGCGCCCATGAGCCCATGCGGCTCCGCAAAGGCACGCTCTGCGTCCGGTGCAATGTCCGCCTCCATGTCAGGCGCCTGTGCCTCTCCGGACGGTACCGTATGGATGGCATCGGTCCCTGCGGCGTCACGTGGTGCGGGCGCGGATTCGTCGGTCTGCGACCGCGCGTCTGCATGGCCCTGGACTGCGGCACGTTCGCTCCTCAGGAGCCGCGGCGACGGAGCGGAGGACGCCAGCATGGCCAGCCCGAACCGCATGCTCGCCAGCCGGCGTGGCGCGAAGCGGGCCAGAGCGCGGGCAAGGCCGCTGTCGCGCAGAGCCCGCGAGCCGAGCGTAACGATCGAGCGGAGCGGCCCCGTATAGGCGGCGATGAGGAGCCTGCTCGATGGGTCCACTCCTGCGGACTGCGCAATGGCGGAACGGGCCCGCTCGAGCAGGAAGCCATAGGGGACGCCGGAGGGACAGACTGGCTCGCAGGCGCGGCACCCGAGGCAGCGGTCGATGTGCGTCCGGAACGCCTCGTCATCCGGCTCGAGCCTGCCCTCCATGACGGCGCGCATGAGGTCCAGGCGACCGCGCGGCGAGTCACCTTCATGGCCGAGCCGGGTGTAGGTGGGACATGCA
This window encodes:
- a CDS encoding heterodisulfide reductase-related iron-sulfur binding cluster, whose protein sequence is MDPETAGGPVEELRREEAGLLACVHCGFCLNACPTYTRLGHEGDSPRGRLDLMRAVMEGRLEPDDEAFRTHIDRCLGCRACEPVCPSGVPYGFLLERARSAIAQSAGVDPSSRLLIAAYTGPLRSIVTLGSRALRDSGLARALARFAPRRLASMRFGLAMLASSAPSPRLLRSERAAVQGHADARSQTDESAPAPRDAAGTDAIHTVPSGEAQAPDMEADIAPDAERAFAEPHGLMGAYPGATAATPADATRVAVRRLKVGMLRGCVQESLFARVNRATVRVLKANGCEVVPVPSQVCCGALDAHAGRLERARALARANIAAFERAGVDAVVVNAAGCGAMMKEYEDQLRHDPEWAGRAEAFVRKVRDISEFLLERPLRRGGAVPLRVTYDAPCHLHHAQRIREAPLRLLDSVPGLERVPLKDADECCGGAGLYGVHHPELGGRILSDKIAAVKATGAEAVLTPNPGCMMQIGAGLLLEGVEAVVLHPIEILDESYRRAGKEAAE